The sequence below is a genomic window from Bosea sp. F3-2.
CGGCGGCCATGAACATGCCCCAGGGCGACAGGTCATGCGGCAGCACCGCCGTCGCGGCCGGCGCGGCAGTGGGAGCCGGCGGAGCCTCCGACGTCAGCGGCGGATGCGCGGTGCTTGGCGGGTTGATGCCGAGCTGAGACGGAACCGAAGGCAGCGGAGTGGTCGGAGCGGCCGGCTGGGCTTGAGCGGCGGGAGGCGGGGCGGCAGCAGGAGCTTGGCCCTGGGCCTGGACGGCAAGCCCGGACAGAGCCGAGAGACCCGCCGCGACGAGAGCCAGACGAAACGCGCGCATCATCACCAATCCAGTCTTCGCTGGAGGCAAGCTCGCCTGGCTGTCGCCGGCGCGGAACCCCTCGGTTTTCACCCTCCCCGGAGGCCGCCGCCTCCGCGCGAAAAGCACATCCCGAATTTCAGAGGCTCCGTTGCTTCCTCATTGGAATCATTACAAAAAAAGCTTGCAGAACCGATGCTGCATATGCGATACGCCTGTTCGAATCGGCCGGGCATGTCAAGGCAGACTCGCCCTGATTCATGCGGTCGCGCACTCGCGTTTTTCGGCGCCGCCGATGATCGCGCCGCTCTCACATATCCGTTATTCGATGCATGCAGGGCCGGGCGCCGGCTCGCCCTTTAGGAATCCGTCGGCCGGTCGATCTCGGCCTGAAGCGCGGCAAGGTGTTCGCTCGCCGCTGCGGTGGCCGCCTGCTCGACTTCGCGGAAGCGCATGATCAAGGCTTGGCCGAGATCGGTCACCCGGGCTCCACCGCCATTGCGGCCGCCGGTCTGACGCTCGACCACCGGCTTGCCGAACAGCGTGTTCAGCTCCTCGACCAGCTCCCAGGCCCGCCGATAGGACATCTCCATCGCCCGGCCCGCAGCCGAGATCGAGCCTCGCGCGGCGATCTGCTCGAGCAATTCGATCTTGCCGGGGCCGATCCGCCCCTCGGGATCGAGCTGGATGCGCAGGCTGAGCGAGGGCACCGTGGCCGCTCAGGAGGCTTTGGCGAGACCGGCGCTCTCCCCGCAGGCGGAGAGATAAATCGCCGCGATGCGCTCGATCCCGGCCTGATCGGCGGCGTCGAAACGCGCGACCGTGGGGCTGTCGAGGTCGATGACGCCGATGGCGCCGTCACGGCCGATCAGCGGGACGACAAGCTCCGAGCGGGAAGCCGAGTCGCAGGCGATATGGCCGGGAAAGGCATGGACGTCCTCGACCAGAACCGAGGCGCGACGCGCCATGGCGGTTCCGCAGACGCCCTTTCCGACCGGAATACGCACGCAGGCCGGCTTGCCCTGGAAGGGGCCGAGCACGAGCTCGCCCTCGCGCATCAGGTAGAATCCGGCCCAGTTGAGCTCCGGCATCATCTGGTAGAGCAGTGCCGAGGTATTGGCGGCATTGGCGATCGGGTCGCTCTCCCCGGTGAGCAGCGCTTCGAGCTGCGCCGCCAGCTCGCGATAGAATGCGGCCTTGTCGGTCGTGTCGATGCGATGGGCCTCGAACATGGTTCTGCGTCTCGCTGAGGGCTTTGAAATCCAAGGGCTGTCCTACCACCATCGAGAGGCCGGCGCCAAAGCCCTTTCCGAACGCAGGCGGGTCATGGCAATCCTCCCCCGCGCCATCTGGAAGGGAATCGACCTTTGAGCGGGACGACCCGGCGGCTGCGCATTGCGGCCGCCCTGCTGACCGACGAACGCCAGCGCCTGCTTCTCGTCAGGAAGCACGCAACCACGGCCTTCATGCAGCCGGGTGGCAAGATCGAGCCCGGCGAGCAGCCGCTCGACGCGCTGCTCCGCGAGCTGCGGGAAGAGCTCGGCTTCGCCATCCCGCGTGATGAGCCGCACTATCAGGGCCGTTTCGCTGCGCCGGCCGCCAACGAGCCCGGCTTCACGGTCGAGGCGGAGATCTTCGCGCTCGCCCTGCCCGCAACGCCGCGTCCGGCTGCCGAGATCGCGGAGATCGCCTGGCTGGAGCCCGACCAGCCGCCGGCCGTCGCACTCGCCCCGCTGACGCGAGACCATATCCTGCCGCTCTGGCGCTCCCTCCTTTCGGAGACTTTGCGTGATGAATGAGCCGAACCCCGTGGCCGGCCCGCGCCGCGCCGATGGCAGCGCCGGCGACGCCGATTACGGCCGGATCGGCCAGGGCTATGCCTCCTATCGCCAGCCCGAGCCTGCCATCGCCGCCCTGATCGAGGGCGCGCTCGGCCGGGCCGATCGCATCCTCAATGTCGGGGCCGGCGCCGGCTCCTATGAGCCGCGCAACCGCGACGTCACGGCGGTCGAGCCTTCCGCCTCGATGCGGGCGCAGCGGCCGGCCGAGATTGCCGTGGCGATCGATGCGACGGCGGAGAAACTGCCCTTTCCCGACCAGTCCTTCGACGCGAGCATGGCGACCTTCACCGTGCATCAATGGCAGGATCTCGATGCCGGCCTGCGCGAGATGCGCCGCGTGACACGCGGACCGGTCGTGATCCTCTCCTGCGACCCGGAGCT
It includes:
- a CDS encoding winged helix-turn-helix domain-containing protein is translated as MPSLSLRIQLDPEGRIGPGKIELLEQIAARGSISAAGRAMEMSYRRAWELVEELNTLFGKPVVERQTGGRNGGGARVTDLGQALIMRFREVEQAATAAASEHLAALQAEIDRPTDS
- a CDS encoding GAF domain-containing protein, translated to MFEAHRIDTTDKAAFYRELAAQLEALLTGESDPIANAANTSALLYQMMPELNWAGFYLMREGELVLGPFQGKPACVRIPVGKGVCGTAMARRASVLVEDVHAFPGHIACDSASRSELVVPLIGRDGAIGVIDLDSPTVARFDAADQAGIERIAAIYLSACGESAGLAKAS
- a CDS encoding NUDIX domain-containing protein, translated to MSGTTRRLRIAAALLTDERQRLLLVRKHATTAFMQPGGKIEPGEQPLDALLRELREELGFAIPRDEPHYQGRFAAPAANEPGFTVEAEIFALALPATPRPAAEIAEIAWLEPDQPPAVALAPLTRDHILPLWRSLLSETLRDE
- a CDS encoding class I SAM-dependent methyltransferase codes for the protein MNEPNPVAGPRRADGSAGDADYGRIGQGYASYRQPEPAIAALIEGALGRADRILNVGAGAGSYEPRNRDVTAVEPSASMRAQRPAEIAVAIDATAEKLPFPDQSFDASMATFTVHQWQDLDAGLREMRRVTRGPVVILSCDPELVEAFWLNHYAPKVLATEARRYPSLGHIGKVLGGDVEIVAVPIPLACRDGFNEAYYGRPELFMEPGARSACSAWSFVSEAESAGSIAHLLDDLESGAWDSRHGFLRSQPSFEGSLRLVVARP